From Verrucomicrobia bacterium S94, the proteins below share one genomic window:
- a CDS encoding response regulator transcription factor: protein MDQCIRILIVDDNPMMRFGLRGSLSSEEGFKVIGEAASGEEALAFVREYRPDVVTMDYKMPGGNGIEATTEILKDVPETKIILLSVFDSEEDIWKAVQAGVCGYLTKTAGDVDELIDAVKTVAAGKEFYPEIIAQKLKERRKMSDLSPREVEVLKLLAAGHSNKEMAAALGISDETVKAHLANLRSKLGASDRTHAVVMAYEKGILHLNE, encoded by the coding sequence ATGGACCAATGTATTCGAATTCTGATTGTTGATGATAATCCCATGATGCGTTTCGGACTGCGGGGCAGCCTCAGTTCTGAGGAGGGATTCAAAGTGATCGGCGAGGCGGCAAGCGGGGAAGAGGCCCTGGCTTTTGTTCGGGAGTATCGACCGGATGTGGTTACGATGGATTATAAAATGCCCGGAGGAAACGGGATCGAGGCCACGACAGAAATTTTAAAGGATGTGCCGGAAACAAAAATCATTCTCCTTTCGGTGTTTGATTCGGAAGAGGATATCTGGAAGGCCGTTCAGGCAGGGGTCTGCGGTTATCTGACCAAGACTGCCGGTGATGTGGATGAACTGATTGACGCGGTTAAAACCGTGGCGGCCGGAAAAGAATTTTATCCGGAAATTATTGCTCAGAAACTGAAAGAACGGCGTAAGATGTCGGACCTGAGTCCTCGTGAGGTCGAGGTGCTCAAGTTGCTGGCTGCGGGGCATTCCAATAAGGAAATGGCTGCTGCACTGGGGATTTCAGATGAAACGGTAAAAGCGCACCTTGCAAACCTGCGGTCCAAACTCGGGGCCAGTGACCGTACGCACGCGGTAGTGATGGCCTATGAAAAAGGCATTCTTCATTTAAATGAATAA
- a CDS encoding PEP-CTERM sorting domain-containing protein, translated as MSKRMYFACGAVALALGVCADVSVITAVNPAEGWWSNGVNSSNKTMGASATITDAGGTYSGFTGISSVAGSIGGNILHGSIATDNPGTAAEALTDNRLDTGVGNPSDNTQFWLGETVSSRHLLAFIWTGTRTDNGSTSSWYDQPASITAFDSSGSQVGSTVSVPDVGGEHFGRVNLGGYTALNDRGIFGVTVDIADFGGTASEIAYVSIAGTPRTDTTDMMYVGTAAVPEPATLGLIALSGGAVLCIRRTFMI; from the coding sequence ATGAGTAAGAGGATGTATTTTGCGTGCGGTGCGGTTGCACTGGCTCTGGGGGTTTGTGCGGATGTTTCGGTTATTACCGCGGTGAATCCCGCTGAGGGATGGTGGAGCAACGGTGTCAACAGCAGCAATAAAACGATGGGGGCATCGGCAACCATTACAGATGCAGGGGGCACCTATTCCGGTTTTACCGGCATCAGCAGTGTGGCGGGCAGTATCGGCGGAAACATTCTCCACGGCAGTATTGCAACAGACAATCCCGGAACAGCGGCAGAGGCACTGACCGATAACCGTCTGGATACAGGGGTGGGTAATCCCAGCGACAATACGCAGTTCTGGCTGGGGGAGACGGTCTCATCGCGGCACTTGCTGGCATTTATTTGGACCGGTACCCGAACGGACAATGGATCAACGAGTTCATGGTACGATCAACCAGCATCCATTACAGCTTTTGATAGCAGCGGTTCGCAGGTCGGAAGCACGGTCAGTGTTCCGGATGTGGGCGGTGAACATTTCGGACGGGTGAATCTGGGGGGATATACGGCTTTAAATGACCGGGGTATTTTCGGGGTCACGGTTGACATTGCCGATTTCGGCGGAACGGCTTCCGAGATTGCCTATGTCAGCATCGCCGGCACCCCCAGAACAGATACAACAGATATGATGTATGTCGGAACCGCTGCTGTTCCGGAACCTGCAACGCTCGGACTGATTGCTCTGTCCGGCGGAGCGGTACTTTGCATACGCCGCACGTTTATGATCTGA